A stretch of the Panicum virgatum strain AP13 chromosome 9N, P.virgatum_v5, whole genome shotgun sequence genome encodes the following:
- the LOC120689992 gene encoding dof zinc finger protein 4-like yields MIQELLGGAAMDQLKSVNDGNPGSLPLLLHPIVSNPSPTSSSSTSSRSSAQQQRSTSATSSPQGQGQGQGQQQGQGPEQAPLRCPRCNSSNTKFCYYNNYNLTQPRHFCKTCRRYWTKGGALRNVPIGGGCRKPRPMPTPVAKPAVSCKSMGGAPSLGLGVGLGMGAGPAPWASSQQAAAAQLMALLNSARGVQGGHGGSNMHRLLGLDTMPNLPLHVLPGGGAPASLWPPAGPRPIPTPPLMDSQIGMGPLGQPDVLSSLGLKLPPPSSPPAASYYSDQLHAVVSSAAGRPHEYDGPGATSLPSTTAATSLPPAASGVSAALCSATVGLDLPPVSLHAPEMQYWAGPAAMSVAWPDLPTPNGAFP; encoded by the coding sequence ATGATCCAAGAGCTGCTCGGAGGGGCAGCCATGGACCAGCTGAAGAGCGTGAACGATGGGAACCCGGGTTCTCTGCCCCTGTTGCTGCACCCCATCGTCTCCAACCCGTCGCCCACGTCCTCCTCGTCGACGTCGTCGCGCTCGtcagcgcagcagcagcggtcGACGTCGGCGACGTCTTCGCCGCAGGGGCAAGGGCAGGGCCAGGGGCAGCAGCAGGGGCAAGGGCcggagcaggcgccgctgcGGTGCCCCCGGTGCAACTCGTCCAACACCAAGTTCTGCTACTACAACAACTACAACCTCACCCAGCCGCGCCACTTCTGCAAGACGTGCCGCCGGTACTGGACCAAGGGCGGCGCGCTCCGCAACGTCCccatcggcggcggctgccgcaaGCCGCGCCCCATGCCGACGCCAGTCGCGAAGCCGGCGGTCTCCTGCAAGTCCATGGGTGGAGCGCCGTCGCTGGGCCTCGGCGTCGGCTTGGGCATGGGCGCCGGCCCCGCGCCCTGGGCGTCGTCGCAGCAGGCGGCCGCCGCGCAGCTCATGGCGCTGCTCAACAGCGCCAGGGGCGTGCAGGGCGGCCACGGCGGAAGCAACATGCACAGGCTCCTCGGCCTCGACACCATGCCAAACCTGCCCCTCCACGTCTTGCCGGGCGGTGGCGCGCCGGCATCGCtgtggccgccggccgggccgcgTCCCATCCCAACGCCGCCGCTCATGGACTCCCAGATCGGCATGGGGCCGCTGGGGCAGCCCGACGTGCTGTCAAGCCTCGGGCTAAAGCTGcccccgccgtcgtcgccgcccgcgGCGAGCTACTACAGCGACCAGTTGCACGCGGTGGTGAGCAGCGCGGCTGGACGCCCACACGAGTACGACGGCCCCGGTGCCACGTCCCTCCCCAGCACGACCGCGGCGACCTCTCTCCCGCCGGCCGCGTCGGGCGTCTCGGCTGCGCTGTGCAGCGCCACGGTCGGCCTAGACCTCCCGCCGGTCTCCCTACACGCGCCGGAGATGCAGTACTGGGCCGGCCCGGCGGCGATGTCCGTGGCGTGGCCGGACTTGCCCACCCCCAACGGCGCGTTCCCATGA
- the LOC120689991 gene encoding serine/threonine-protein kinase Aurora-3-like: MAAPQEWSMSDFEIGKYIGEGKFGKVYLAREKQSGYVVALKVMYKAKLEKYRFHAHLRREIEIQHGLDHPNVLRLFAWFHDEERVVLVLEYAARSELYKVLRAAGHFTERTAATILTALNLTCFSMSQALLVHWHTVTRSRSFIGTSNQRICYLILRAGLKLQILDGQLGQMLNDTLCGTIDYLAPEMIEKKAHDHAVDNWTLGILCYEFLYSSPPFEADEQDDTLRRIVRVDLTFPSSPCVSSEAKDLITKQEAFS; encoded by the exons ATGGCGGCGCCTCAGGAGTGGAGCATGTCTGACTTCGAGATCGGCAAGTACATCGGCGAGGGCAAGTTCGGCAAGGTCTACCTCGCCCGCGAGAAGCAG AGCGGGTACGTGGTGGCGCTCAAGGTGATGTACAAGGCCAAGCTGGAGAAGTACCGCTTCCACGCGCACTTGCGGCGAGAGATTGAGATCCAGCACGGACTCGACCACCCCAATGTGCTCCGCCTCTTCGCCTGGTTCCACGACGAAGAGCGCGTCGTCCTTGTCCTCGAATACGCGGCCCGTAGTGAGCTATACAAGGTCCTTCGCGCTGCTGGCCACTTCACGGagcgcaccgccgccacc ATTCTGACAGCACTGAACCTTACGTGTTTTAGTATGTCGCAAGCCTTGCTGGTGCATTGGCATACTGTCACAAGAAGCAGGTCATTCATAGGGACATCAAACCAGAGAATTTGCTACTTGATATTGAG GGCCGGCTTAAAATTGCAGATTTTGGATGGGCAGCTCGGTCAAATGCTAAACGACACACTCTGTGGCACGATTGATTATCTGGCACCAGAG ATGATAGAGAAAAAAGCTCATGACCATGCCGTTGACAACTGGACTTTAGGAATCCTGTGCTATGAGTTCTTATACAGTTCACCTCCTTTTGAAGCTGATGAACAGGATGACACCTTGAGAAG GATAGTTAGAGTGGATTTGACATTCCCTTCAAGTCCTTGCGTATCTTCAGAAGCAAAGGATCTCATTACCAAG CAAGAGGCTTTCTCTTGA